CCGCGGCCCCAAAGTCAGTTAGGCTGGCAATCTGCTTAGCCGCTTTCCCGAGCCTGCACCACCCACTATCCTTCCTGGCACTGCACTAGCATTTAAATTGTGAAAATATTTGGACGCTGTACATACTGCTGCCGACTGCCTCCTGCCAGCGCCTGGTTGGTCGTTAAATGAAAATTGAAGTTAGTTTTTGGCCATTTGACCGTTTCCAGGTGGCACGCAGTGAAAATCTTTAAACAAACGGGGTCAAACGAGGCAGTCACTGTGCGGACGCTAATTGCGTGCTTGTCAACACccgaaataaaaataatatttgcAACAATTAAAAGAGCACCAACGCCAACAAAAGGGCCAACATTTCCGAGCAATTCAAATGCGAAAAGGGGCCaggccaacaaaaaaaaggtaCACCAAACAAAAGGTTCCCCAaggccaccaccaccacaaccGTCACCTGGTGCATAATTTTTCAAATTATGAATTCTAAAAGGGACAACTCGTTTTCCAGCCGCGGCAGCCAAGGAAAATTATGCAAACTGTAAATGCGCCAAAATCAAAGCAAATATGCCACAAGGGCCGCGTGGCGTCAAATGAACCGCAGGCGCTGAAAAGGCCCTGAATATTCGCAGCAAGGATCTGTTGCACGAGACCTTTTCCCCCGACAATTAACACATACATTTATTTTTCAGCCATGCACACCCCACCGAGGCCAAAACCCATTTGTTCTATTCATTCGGAGAAATGTAACCATTCCCTCCGACTGGACATGCGTTTATGTACCTGAGAGACCACACAGCAACACGGCAACAATTAGTCGGTGTAGCGCTTACCTTGTACTCGTTGGTGGTTATCAGTTTGGTCCATTTCTCCAGCTTTAGGCGCATGGTCTTGGACACATAGTTCCAAAAGAACTCGGGCCGATTGTCGATCTGTGTGGAGTGAGTGCATGAGGGATCGGGGCAATGATTTTGCGTATATCAGGATACCCACCACTTCCTTTTTCTTATCCTTATCATCATCAGCCATTTTGTGGCAGTCGTTCTGTAGATGCTGTTCTGTAGTTCACAAAATAAAAATTAGTATGACTAAACTCAACAATAAGTTGAGTCCTATGTATATGAGTGATTTTTCATTGCAGTCTGACGTCCACCCAAAACCCAAATAAAAGTAATACTAGATTTTAAATTTAGTGGTATATATTATTTCTTGActgagaattttaggaaagaAGACCAGTATTACGTCTCTGCCGAGTGTTTTTTCCCTCTAATGGACCAGGGGGACCCGCTTCGGCATGTTCTGCTTCAGCAGCTTCCAGTTGATGCTAGTGGGTAATCCCTCCGATCTCTTCTTGGGCAGCTTCTTCTGCTTGCTGGCGCCCTTGAGGCCCAGTTTGGAGTGACTGGCGGCCATCTTGGAGCGACTAGCTGACATCCTGGAGCGACTGGTGGACATCTTGGAGCGACTGGCAGCCATCTTGGAGCGATTGGCGGCCAGACTGCGGTACAGACTTCCGCCGCTCGACATCTTGCCGCCGGGTGGCTTGATCGCAGTCTTCCTGTACTTCCGCTTGAGAATCATCTTGCCGCGGCCGGTTTGGCTCTTGGGACCAGTCTTCAGCTGGTGCTTGCTCTTGCCCATGCTCTTGCTGGACTTGGATGATTGGAGCGATTTGTTTATCTTTCCAGACTTGATCGACTTCAAGGACTTCATCGACTTAAGTGGCTTCAACGACTTGGACAATTTCTGTCCCTTTACGGCCTTAGTCTTTGACTTCGATTTCTTGAGAGTCTTGAGCGATTTCTGAGAAGTAAGAACGGCACCGCCTGCAGCCCGCTGCATGGGCATCACCGAGTACTTGGGCAGGCTTGGCGGCGTTGCGGCCAACGCACGATCCGCCTTTATAACCGACTCAAAGCTGCCAAACACCTGCCGGACATTGCGATTGACATGCTCCAGGTACTTGAGAGAGGCGTTGCAGACACTGCACTTCTTGGTCGACTCCGTGTTGTTCCGGATGAGACTCTCCAGGTAGAGAAAGTTCTTGGCCAAGTTCTGGCAGTAGGCGCACTTGTGTGTCATGTTGCCGCTGAGCTTTGTGTCCGTTGCGTTGATTGTGGGATCGTAGAAGCCCGGCTTCTCCAGATTCTGAACCGAATTGTTGGGTACAACGTAGTCTTTTGCTGGCTTCTTTTTGTCCAAACCTATCATTTTCCGTAATACTGAAATTTTGGTCAGCTTCGCAGGCTCCGACTGTTTCTATTTGGGTATCAGAAATAAAATGATGTCAGTGAAAGCCTTCAAGCCTTTCAGAAAGTCTGATCCAATTGTCATAGCCTGCCTACCTGGCtcataatttttttattttccaaATTGTATAGCtaaattttttgtttgtatttttAAAGCGAGACTCGTCTCGGTTGATGTTTGACTGGTTCTGCCTACTATACTACTTTACTGAGCATGGACCCGACCAGACGAGACTGTCTGACATTGAAAGGAAATACTACTGCTCCCATTTTTGGGCTCGTGCTTTTGTGCCTTGCCTCAATTAATCTCAATCTCTTGCTCATCAAAGGCCGGGCAATTTGTCCGCAAATCGTCAACCTTGCCCTGCTCAATTATCGATCAAATAAATTGCAGCGAATATTTAAAGACTCGTTTCAAATTAATTTAAGCGAGGGTCGACCAGTGGCCAGCCAGTAGCCAAAAGCCGTTCCGTTCCCTTCTTTGTGTATCGCTTGTCCCAGCTCGTTTAATTTATATTTCCTTGGGCACAATTAGCGATAATCAGCGTTTTTGTCGTTGGTCCTTCGCCTTTCCATTCCCAATCCCAATctcattcgcattcgcattcccACTCTCCATTCTCCATTCTTGATTCaccatttttgtttttgtgttgtATTTGGGTCAGTACGCTGCGATGTGCACAATAATTTATTTCATTTCAAGATTTAATCGGGCGAAATTTTagtttgtcgtgtcgtttgtTCTGCGCTCTGTTCTCTATTGTCCGGCTAACACATTTTTAAATGCCCTCTTGGACAATGCCGACCTTGGAGCGACTCTCTGATTGCACCAA
This region of Drosophila miranda strain MSH22 chromosome 2, D.miranda_PacBio2.1, whole genome shotgun sequence genomic DNA includes:
- the LOC108156535 gene encoding uncharacterized protein LOC108156535, which produces MSQKQSEPAKLTKISVLRKMIGLDKKKPAKDYVVPNNSVQNLEKPGFYDPTINATDTKLSGNMTHKCAYCQNLAKNFLYLESLIRNNTESTKKCSVCNASLKYLEHVNRNVRQVFGSFESVIKADRALAATPPSLPKYSVMPMQRAAGGAVLTSQKSLKTLKKSKSKTKAVKGQKLSKSLKPLKSMKSLKSIKSGKINKSLQSSKSSKSMGKSKHQLKTGPKSQTGRGKMILKRKYRKTAIKPPGGKMSSGGSLYRSLAANRSKMAASRSKMSTSRSRMSASRSKMAASHSKLGLKGASKQKKLPKKRSEGLPTSINWKLLKQNMPKRVPLVH